Part of the Candidatus Schekmanbacteria bacterium genome, TTGAAACAAGGGCATAGGTATACATTATGCTTGCCGTAGGGCAGGGCAATATCATATTTATAAATCCAATCGAGAACATACCACATTGAACGCCATACCTGAATTTTTTGTTTTTTTCATTTAGTGCTTCTTCTGCTTTTCCGCTTAAAGCAAGTTTTGCTTTTTCTTCAATTTTCTGCTCTTCTTCATCTTCAAAATGTAAAAGCTCAGGTTTAACAATCATTATGATTCCAAGGATTACAAGTATAAATGCAGTTATCATTCCAAAGTAGGCATCCCATTTTTGAGGGATAATATTTCCGACTAGCCCAAGAAAGGCTCCTAAAAAGATACAGGCAATTATTGTGCCAAGGCAAAAAAATGTGCAAATAGTAAG contains:
- a CDS encoding sulfite exporter TauE/SafE family protein; translation: MGIDTSNLTFFVALQASILLGLLHGISPCGHSWPILAPFCISSKNLKKALTICTFFCLGTIIACIFLGAFLGLVGNIIPQKWDAYFGMITAFILVILGIIMIVKPELLHFEDEEEQKIEEKAKLALSGKAEEALNEKNKKFRYGVQCGMFSIGFINMILPCPTASIMYTYALVSKSIITGTTIFLSYALATSLVLFIISYLIGKTTKFFRNLSDEKYEMLINRISGLLIIGFGIYMIFTESKLL